In the genome of Desulfuromonas sp. DDH964, one region contains:
- a CDS encoding response regulator yields the protein MAKGRILAIDHEEFFRTLYRDLLKGEGYYVRLAASGREALDCLRSEEFDLVITDMHMEGMDGLVITEAIRRFNPDQEIMVVTGQQEVTLAVEAMKRGVSEYLLKPIHPEAFLLVVNKVLFRQSQGLEHRKLLAENLEFHATLTYYRRCLAFLKIHDLDRLGDVILDTLMELLRAEGAALWLRAYGGQHYRLRCRRGLARVAAEEETLQPDAGQRRLFALGNASLADEDRSLWVPLTSGVEPIGLIRVEAPASRDQFNRRDLKVADMVAEFAGSALYNVLQYRRLEQDSLRVPRGEAYTMAFFRDHIAKELHKGRRYGRRLALVKLVVANYPELQERFLDKDLGAALEGMIATVNTALRDADIMALAEPDEYLIMLPETDYWGSLVTQKRIRKALRGKLNLSDMKKSHPIEVLMRSAAFPADGASFEELQHVVTRRLERLRGSLFQRSRWREQPLWTIVDQLLGQPADYRVGREEGGLQVGKALAGFEDGQSSCYFRMPEARLEEIMLAFCQETIESSRTRGVIYRSCSDFEVIRRSLQHADQLEKTATSVYLLGGRRRVAWDSQRLVPIFIEDEAFRKTVVLLYLNEDYAYALFARRQGNELIGFHSADFYFVENMLAKLQEQYQLQAQI from the coding sequence ATGGCCAAGGGCCGCATCCTCGCCATCGATCACGAAGAGTTTTTTCGCACCCTCTACCGCGACCTGCTCAAGGGAGAGGGGTACTACGTCCGTCTCGCCGCCAGCGGCCGGGAGGCCCTCGACTGCCTGCGCAGCGAGGAATTCGACCTGGTGATCACCGACATGCACATGGAGGGGATGGACGGGCTGGTGATCACCGAGGCGATCCGTCGCTTCAACCCCGACCAGGAGATCATGGTGGTAACCGGCCAGCAGGAAGTGACGCTGGCAGTGGAGGCGATGAAGCGCGGCGTCTCCGAATACCTCCTCAAACCGATCCACCCCGAGGCTTTCCTCCTCGTCGTCAACAAGGTCCTCTTCCGCCAGAGCCAGGGGCTGGAGCACCGCAAACTCCTCGCCGAAAACCTCGAATTCCACGCCACCCTGACCTACTATCGGCGCTGCCTCGCCTTTCTCAAGATCCATGACCTCGATCGCCTCGGCGATGTGATCCTCGATACCCTGATGGAGCTGTTGCGGGCCGAAGGCGCCGCTCTCTGGCTGCGTGCCTACGGTGGCCAGCACTATCGTCTGCGCTGCCGGCGCGGCCTCGCCCGGGTGGCGGCCGAGGAAGAGACGCTGCAGCCCGATGCCGGGCAACGCCGACTCTTCGCCCTCGGCAACGCCAGCCTCGCCGATGAGGATCGTTCGCTCTGGGTCCCCCTCACCAGCGGCGTCGAACCGATCGGCCTGATCCGCGTCGAAGCGCCGGCCAGCCGTGACCAGTTCAATCGCCGTGACCTCAAGGTCGCTGACATGGTCGCCGAGTTTGCCGGCAGCGCTCTCTACAATGTGCTGCAGTACCGGCGCCTGGAGCAGGACAGCCTGCGGGTGCCGCGCGGCGAAGCCTACACCATGGCCTTTTTCCGCGATCACATCGCCAAGGAGCTGCACAAGGGGCGCCGTTACGGGCGGCGCCTGGCGCTGGTAAAACTGGTCGTTGCCAACTACCCCGAACTGCAGGAGCGCTTCCTCGACAAGGATCTGGGCGCGGCGCTGGAGGGGATGATCGCCACGGTCAATACCGCGCTGCGGGATGCCGATATCATGGCGCTGGCGGAGCCGGACGAGTATCTGATTATGCTCCCCGAGACCGACTACTGGGGTTCGCTGGTGACCCAGAAGCGGATTCGCAAGGCGCTGCGCGGCAAGCTGAACCTCAGCGACATGAAAAAGAGCCACCCGATCGAGGTTCTGATGCGCTCGGCCGCCTTTCCGGCTGACGGGGCGAGTTTCGAGGAGCTGCAGCATGTCGTCACCCGCCGCCTGGAACGGTTGCGGGGGAGCCTGTTCCAGCGTTCGCGCTGGCGGGAACAGCCGCTCTGGACGATTGTCGACCAGCTCCTCGGTCAGCCGGCCGACTACCGGGTCGGCAGGGAGGAGGGCGGACTGCAGGTCGGCAAGGCGCTGGCCGGGTTTGAGGACGGCCAGAGCAGCTGTTATTTCCGGATGCCGGAAGCGCGTCTTGAGGAGATCATGCTTGCCTTCTGCCAGGAGACGATCGAATCGAGCCGGACCCGCGGGGTCATCTACCGCAGTTGCAGCGACTTCGAGGTGATCCGGCGCAGTTTGCAGCATGCCGATCAACTCGAAAAGACGGCAACCAGTGTCTACCTGCTGGGCGGCCGGCGCCGGGTCGCCTGGGACAGCCAACGGCTGGTACCGATCTTCATCGAGGACGAGGCCTTCCGCAAGACGGTGGTGCTCCTCTACCTCAACGAGGATTACGCCTATGCCCTCTTCGCCCGCCGCCAGGGGAATGAGCTGATCGGTTTCCACAGCGCCGATTTCTATTTCGTCGAAAACATGCTGGCCAAACTTCAGGAGCAATACCAGCTCCAGGCGCAGATCTGA
- a CDS encoding DUF4388 domain-containing protein → MPMPIVTKTVILASARDDLQGLVESLRQQGCQVHACNDGARALELALRLFPQLLVVDSDIPLLPAARLAQILRANPRTEGLSFFFVGHEGEEIEGFQRHRDQFLLRPFNREQLLLTIATFFGRRERTEQVSRQEKEVAGSLDQISLVDLLQVFGLNRKDGILHLARGEERAAVFILEGCVINARVGRVGGEKAFFRLLRWENGTFWFVPGPPEVEALIATPLDHLLMEGMRQNDEENAQRDALPQPEAMLGLKVPRERLPHGLRPTTQEVLMLLEYYPRVEELLDHCPRPDFEVLQVLKVLLEKGLVEELQAAAGEAPLPLLTAEEVLAAKDFFNDTELLLESASSKLVLLATAPEQLRQFTQALQGLPEFEPESAFLLGADRLGLGDIGRLNIGESFALRLFCLPATAATAPLWTAFGRRLFGVAALGDPAGMATAIDFFEASLHLPVARVVFAPPLAAGTYLLQRNDRQGVRRLLASFATRFTGEPVPEEVA, encoded by the coding sequence ATGCCGATGCCGATCGTGACCAAAACCGTTATTCTCGCCAGCGCGCGTGACGACCTGCAGGGGTTGGTCGAGTCCCTTCGCCAGCAGGGGTGCCAGGTGCATGCCTGCAACGACGGCGCCCGCGCCCTCGAACTCGCGCTGCGGCTCTTCCCGCAGCTGCTGGTCGTCGACAGCGATATTCCACTGCTGCCGGCGGCGCGGCTGGCCCAGATCCTGCGGGCCAACCCGCGCACGGAAGGGCTCTCCTTCTTCTTCGTCGGCCATGAGGGGGAGGAGATCGAGGGATTCCAGCGCCACCGCGACCAGTTTCTGCTGCGCCCCTTCAACCGCGAACAGCTGCTGCTGACCATCGCCACCTTCTTTGGCCGCCGCGAACGGACCGAACAGGTCAGCCGCCAGGAGAAGGAGGTTGCCGGCAGCCTCGACCAGATCTCCCTGGTCGACCTGCTGCAGGTGTTCGGGCTCAACCGCAAGGATGGAATCCTGCACCTCGCCCGCGGCGAGGAACGGGCCGCAGTCTTTATCCTGGAGGGGTGCGTGATCAATGCCCGGGTTGGCCGGGTCGGCGGGGAGAAAGCTTTCTTCCGGCTGTTGCGCTGGGAGAACGGCACCTTCTGGTTCGTCCCCGGACCGCCGGAGGTCGAGGCTCTCATCGCCACCCCCCTCGACCACCTGCTGATGGAGGGGATGCGCCAGAACGACGAGGAGAATGCCCAGCGCGATGCCCTGCCGCAGCCGGAGGCGATGCTCGGACTCAAGGTTCCCCGGGAGCGCCTGCCACATGGCCTGCGGCCGACGACCCAGGAAGTGCTGATGCTCCTCGAGTACTACCCGCGGGTGGAAGAGCTGCTCGATCATTGTCCGCGCCCCGACTTCGAGGTGCTGCAGGTTCTGAAGGTGCTGCTCGAAAAGGGGCTGGTCGAAGAGCTGCAGGCGGCGGCGGGGGAAGCACCGCTGCCGTTGCTGACCGCCGAGGAAGTGCTGGCGGCCAAGGATTTTTTCAATGACACCGAGCTGTTGCTCGAATCGGCATCGAGCAAACTGGTCTTGCTCGCGACCGCGCCGGAGCAGCTCCGGCAGTTTACCCAGGCGCTGCAGGGCCTCCCCGAGTTCGAACCGGAGAGCGCGTTTCTGCTCGGCGCCGACCGCCTCGGCCTCGGCGATATCGGGCGGCTTAACATCGGCGAGAGCTTCGCGCTGCGCCTCTTCTGCCTGCCGGCGACGGCAGCTACCGCGCCGCTTTGGACCGCCTTCGGGCGGCGCCTGTTCGGCGTGGCCGCCCTGGGTGACCCCGCCGGGATGGCGACGGCGATCGACTTTTTCGAAGCATCGCTGCACCTGCCGGTGGCGCGGGTCGTCTTTGCCCCGCCGTTGGCAGCAGGGACCTATCTGCTGCAACGCAACGACCGCCAGGGGGTGCGTCGCCTGCTGGCCTCTTTTGCCACCCGTTTCACCGGGGAACCCGTTCCCGAGGAGGTAGCATGA
- a CDS encoding histidinol phosphate phosphatase domain-containing protein: MIDLHTHTLFSDGELIPAELTRRAAVAGYRALAMTDHGDLSNLDLIIPRLVRVAADLGAAWGLTVLPGIELTHIPPGEIAAAAREARRLGARIVICHGETIVEPVAAGTNAAALAADIDILAHPGLLKAELAQLAAERGICLEITTRKGHSLTNGHVARAALAAGAKLVIDNDAHAPGDLLSPGMMRAVGRGAGLSEEQVEQCLRNSEELVTKALGDGR, from the coding sequence ATGATCGACCTGCACACCCATACCCTGTTCAGCGATGGCGAACTGATTCCAGCCGAATTGACCCGCCGTGCGGCGGTAGCCGGCTACCGGGCCCTGGCCATGACCGATCACGGCGACCTGTCGAACCTCGACCTGATTATCCCCCGCCTGGTCCGGGTCGCGGCCGACCTCGGCGCCGCCTGGGGGCTGACGGTTCTCCCTGGTATCGAGTTGACCCATATCCCCCCCGGGGAGATTGCAGCGGCCGCCCGCGAGGCGCGGCGTCTCGGCGCCCGGATCGTCATCTGCCACGGCGAGACGATCGTCGAGCCGGTCGCCGCCGGCACCAACGCGGCTGCCCTTGCCGCCGACATCGACATCCTCGCCCACCCCGGGCTGCTCAAGGCGGAGCTGGCGCAACTGGCGGCGGAGCGTGGCATCTGCCTCGAAATCACCACCCGCAAGGGGCACAGCCTCACCAACGGCCATGTCGCTCGGGCCGCCCTCGCCGCCGGCGCCAAGCTGGTCATCGACAACGACGCCCACGCCCCCGGCGATCTCCTCTCCCCGGGAATGATGCGCGCCGTCGGGCGCGGCGCCGGCCTGAGCGAGGAGCAGGTCGAGCAGTGCCTGCGCAACAGCGAGGAACTGGTGACCAAGGCCCTCGGTGATGGGCGATGA
- a CDS encoding M42 family metallopeptidase — protein MTDMDFAFFQEFVEAPSPSGFEQPAQRIWRRELQEVADVVSGDMMGNAIARLAGSQSGAPRVMLAGHCDEIGFMVSYIDDQGFLYFAPIGGVDAHLVPGQRVLVHGAAGPVRGVVGKKPIHLMEAKDRESVVKFKSQFIDIGCASRAETEGLVAVGDPLTFAVGLERLQGERVTSRAFDDKMGAFIVARVLQEVKRRGPIAAELFAVSTVQEEIGLRGGTTSAYGIDPDIAIVVEVGFATDHPEVDKKEIGDFRLGGGPILARGANINPALFELLLASANEEGIAVQIMGAPRATGTDANVIQLCRGGVATALVKVPLRYMHSPVEVLDLRDLEATVQLLAAAVRRISDRDHFIPR, from the coding sequence GTGACTGACATGGATTTTGCCTTTTTTCAGGAATTTGTCGAAGCGCCGAGCCCGTCGGGCTTTGAACAGCCGGCGCAGCGGATCTGGCGCCGGGAACTGCAGGAAGTGGCGGACGTGGTCAGCGGTGACATGATGGGAAATGCCATCGCCCGCCTCGCCGGCAGCCAGTCCGGTGCCCCGCGGGTGATGCTCGCCGGCCACTGCGACGAGATCGGCTTCATGGTCAGCTACATCGACGACCAGGGCTTTCTCTACTTCGCCCCGATCGGCGGCGTCGACGCTCACCTTGTCCCCGGTCAGCGCGTGCTGGTACACGGGGCCGCCGGGCCGGTGCGCGGCGTCGTCGGCAAGAAGCCGATCCACCTGATGGAGGCCAAGGACCGGGAAAGCGTGGTCAAGTTCAAGAGCCAGTTTATCGACATCGGCTGCGCCAGTCGTGCCGAGACCGAAGGCCTGGTGGCGGTCGGCGATCCGCTGACCTTTGCCGTCGGCCTGGAGCGGCTGCAGGGGGAGCGCGTCACCTCGCGGGCCTTCGATGACAAGATGGGCGCCTTTATCGTCGCCCGGGTGCTGCAGGAAGTGAAGCGGCGCGGGCCGATTGCTGCCGAGCTCTTTGCCGTCTCCACGGTCCAGGAAGAGATCGGCCTGCGCGGCGGTACCACCAGCGCCTACGGCATCGACCCCGACATTGCCATCGTCGTCGAGGTCGGTTTCGCCACCGACCATCCCGAGGTCGACAAGAAGGAGATCGGCGACTTCCGCCTCGGCGGCGGGCCGATCCTGGCGCGCGGCGCCAACATCAACCCGGCCCTCTTCGAGCTGCTCCTTGCCAGCGCCAATGAGGAAGGGATCGCGGTGCAGATCATGGGCGCGCCGCGAGCTACCGGCACCGACGCCAACGTGATCCAGCTCTGCCGTGGCGGGGTGGCGACCGCCCTGGTCAAGGTGCCGCTGCGCTACATGCACTCGCCGGTGGAAGTCCTCGATCTGCGCGACCTGGAGGCAACGGTACAGCTCCTCGCCGCGGCGGTTCGGCGCATAAGCGACCGGGACCATTTTATCCCCCGCTGA
- the guaB gene encoding IMP dehydrogenase: protein MLDSEIREGLTFDDVLLLPAHSTVLPKETDLTTLLTPQIRLNIPLLSAAMDTVTEARTAICMAREGGLGIIHKNLTPAEQALEVDQVKKSESGMIVDPITMDPDQKIFEALALMKKYRISGVPITKNGKLVGILTNRDLRFETQLQQPISNVMTKNKLVTVPPGTTLEEAKWHLHQHRIEKLLVVDDNFALKGLITIKDIEKVRKYPNACKDDMGRLRVGAAVGVGGDREERLEALVRAGVDVVIIDTAHGHSQGVIDTVIDCRRQYPELQLIAGNIATAEAARALIKAGVDAVKVGIGPGSICTTRVVAGVGVPQITAIASVAEVTGKAGIPLIADGGIKYSGELPKAVAAGADIIMIGSLFAGTEESPGETILYQGRTYKAYRGMGSLGAMKAGSKDRYFQGDVESDIKLVPEGIEGRVPYRGPLSENIHQLLGGLRAGMGYTGCRTIKELQQKGQFMRITNAGLRESHVHDVAITHEAPNYRVERSG, encoded by the coding sequence ATGCTCGACTCCGAAATTCGCGAAGGGTTGACCTTCGACGACGTTCTGCTCCTCCCCGCCCACTCCACGGTCCTCCCCAAGGAGACCGACCTGACCACCCTGCTGACCCCCCAAATCCGCCTCAATATTCCGCTCCTCTCCGCGGCCATGGATACCGTCACCGAGGCCCGGACTGCGATCTGCATGGCGCGGGAAGGGGGGTTGGGGATCATCCACAAGAACCTCACCCCGGCCGAGCAGGCGCTGGAGGTCGACCAGGTGAAAAAATCGGAGAGCGGCATGATCGTCGATCCGATCACCATGGATCCCGACCAGAAGATCTTCGAGGCCCTGGCGCTGATGAAGAAGTACCGCATCTCCGGGGTGCCGATCACCAAGAACGGCAAGCTGGTCGGTATCCTCACCAACCGCGACCTCCGTTTTGAAACCCAGCTTCAGCAGCCGATCTCCAACGTCATGACCAAGAACAAGCTGGTCACGGTGCCGCCGGGGACGACCCTCGAAGAAGCCAAGTGGCACCTCCACCAGCACCGCATCGAGAAGCTGCTGGTGGTCGACGACAACTTCGCCCTCAAGGGGCTGATCACCATCAAGGACATCGAGAAGGTCCGCAAGTACCCCAACGCCTGCAAGGACGACATGGGCCGGCTGCGGGTCGGTGCGGCGGTCGGCGTCGGCGGGGACCGCGAGGAGCGCCTCGAAGCCCTGGTCCGCGCCGGGGTCGACGTGGTGATCATCGATACCGCCCACGGCCACTCCCAGGGGGTGATCGACACGGTGATCGACTGCCGCCGCCAGTACCCGGAGCTGCAACTGATCGCCGGCAATATTGCCACCGCCGAGGCCGCCCGGGCCCTGATCAAGGCCGGCGTCGACGCGGTCAAGGTCGGCATCGGTCCGGGCTCGATCTGCACCACCCGGGTCGTCGCCGGGGTCGGGGTGCCGCAGATCACCGCCATCGCCAGCGTCGCCGAGGTCACCGGCAAAGCCGGCATCCCGCTGATCGCCGACGGCGGCATCAAGTATTCGGGCGAACTCCCCAAGGCGGTCGCCGCCGGCGCCGATATTATCATGATCGGCTCCCTCTTCGCCGGCACCGAGGAATCACCCGGCGAAACGATCCTCTACCAGGGACGGACCTACAAGGCCTACCGCGGCATGGGCAGCCTCGGCGCCATGAAGGCCGGCAGCAAGGATCGCTACTTCCAGGGGGACGTGGAGAGCGATATCAAGCTGGTCCCGGAAGGGATCGAAGGACGCGTTCCCTACCGCGGTCCCCTCTCCGAGAATATCCACCAGCTTCTCGGCGGTCTGCGCGCCGGCATGGGCTACACCGGCTGCCGCACGATCAAGGAGTTGCAGCAGAAGGGGCAGTTCATGCGGATCACCAACGCCGGTCTGCGCGAGTCCCACGTCCACGACGTGGCGATCACCCACGAGGCCCCCAACTACCGGGTCGAGCGCAGCGGGTAG
- the guaA gene encoding glutamine-hydrolyzing GMP synthase, whose translation MDIHQEKILILDFGSQYTQLIARRVREAHVYCELHPFDMELAAIQAFAPAGIILSGGPKSVYEAGAPAVAEALFELGVPILGICYGMQLLSRHFGGEVVPAGKREFGHADLFAKGQPGPLFDGFFVDGKSPVWMSHGDHVATVPAGFEVVAGSGNAPVCAIQDVARNLYGVQFHPEVNHTPRGELLIDTFVRKICACHGQWTPGQIIADAVERIRAQVGGDRVILGLSGGVDSSVAAALIHRAIGDQLTCVFVDNGLLRLGEGDQVMATFAKNLGVRVIRVDAERRFLDKLAGVTDPEQKRKIIGNLFVDIFEEESKKLTDANWLAQGTIYPDVIESAGAKTGKAHNIKSHHNVGGLPDYMKLQLLEPLRELFKDEVRAIGEELGLPHQMVWRHPFPGPGLGVRILGEVKKEYCDILRRADAIYIEELYRSGHYDKISQAFAVFLPVKSVGVMGDGRTYEYVVALRAVETKDFMTAGWYPMPYADLARISNRIINEVKGINRVVYDISSKPPATIEWE comes from the coding sequence ATGGACATCCACCAGGAAAAAATCCTGATCCTCGACTTCGGCTCCCAGTACACCCAGCTGATCGCCCGCCGGGTGCGCGAAGCCCACGTCTACTGCGAGCTCCACCCCTTCGACATGGAGCTGGCGGCGATCCAGGCCTTCGCTCCGGCAGGCATCATCCTCTCCGGCGGCCCGAAATCGGTCTACGAGGCGGGGGCGCCGGCGGTGGCCGAAGCGCTCTTCGAACTCGGGGTGCCGATCCTCGGCATCTGCTACGGCATGCAGCTCCTCTCCCGCCACTTCGGCGGCGAGGTGGTGCCGGCCGGCAAGCGGGAGTTCGGGCATGCCGACCTCTTCGCCAAGGGGCAGCCCGGGCCCCTCTTCGACGGCTTCTTCGTCGACGGCAAGAGCCCGGTCTGGATGAGCCACGGCGACCACGTTGCCACCGTCCCGGCCGGGTTCGAGGTGGTTGCCGGCAGCGGCAACGCGCCGGTCTGCGCCATCCAGGATGTGGCGCGCAATCTCTACGGCGTCCAGTTCCACCCCGAGGTCAACCACACCCCGCGCGGGGAACTGCTGATCGATACCTTCGTGCGCAAGATCTGCGCCTGCCACGGCCAGTGGACGCCGGGGCAGATCATCGCCGACGCGGTCGAACGCATCCGCGCCCAGGTCGGCGGCGACCGGGTCATCCTCGGCCTCTCCGGCGGCGTCGACAGCTCGGTGGCGGCGGCGCTGATTCACCGTGCCATCGGTGATCAGCTCACCTGCGTCTTCGTCGACAACGGCCTGCTGCGGCTCGGCGAAGGGGACCAGGTGATGGCGACCTTCGCCAAGAACCTCGGGGTCCGGGTGATCCGCGTCGATGCCGAGCGGCGTTTCCTGGACAAGCTCGCCGGCGTCACCGACCCGGAGCAGAAGCGCAAGATCATCGGCAATCTCTTTGTCGATATCTTCGAGGAGGAATCGAAGAAACTGACCGACGCCAACTGGCTCGCCCAGGGGACAATCTACCCCGATGTCATCGAGTCGGCCGGGGCCAAGACCGGCAAGGCCCACAACATCAAGAGCCACCACAACGTCGGCGGCCTCCCCGACTATATGAAGCTCCAGCTCCTCGAGCCGCTGCGCGAGCTCTTCAAGGACGAGGTGCGGGCGATCGGCGAGGAACTCGGCCTGCCGCACCAGATGGTCTGGCGCCACCCCTTCCCGGGTCCGGGGCTGGGGGTGCGCATCCTCGGCGAGGTGAAGAAGGAATACTGCGACATTTTGCGCCGCGCCGACGCCATCTACATCGAGGAACTCTACCGCAGCGGCCACTACGACAAGATCAGCCAGGCCTTCGCCGTCTTCCTGCCGGTGAAGAGCGTCGGCGTCATGGGGGACGGCCGCACCTACGAATATGTCGTCGCCCTGCGCGCCGTCGAAACCAAAGATTTCATGACCGCCGGCTGGTACCCGATGCCCTACGCGGACCTGGCGCGGATCAGTAACCGCATCATCAACGAGGTCAAGGGGATCAACCGGGTCGTCTACGACATCTCGAGCAAGCCGCCGGCCACCATCGAGTGGGAATAG
- a CDS encoding phosphatase PAP2 family protein has translation MLMRWLPAFLLLSLVAVTPLRAEEIAAPERPALWSSDETLLLLGGLAGAGVVSLWDENLSRKAENNQAAPFEELASGFNLVGHPVACFGLAGATWGYGLWTEDTEIVQTGRQATAAVVAAELATLALKAATGRERPDNSASSGAFHPFSLEREADSFPSGHTAGAFALAAVFARHAHTPAASWGYYSLAGLVGLSRVYAGDHWASDVVAGAVIGELAGRLAIKWQQQLGGPSAALYPWAGPGLGVQWVARF, from the coding sequence ATGCTGATGCGCTGGTTGCCGGCGTTTCTGCTGCTGAGCCTGGTGGCGGTGACCCCGCTGCGGGCCGAAGAAATCGCAGCGCCGGAGCGCCCAGCGCTCTGGAGCAGCGACGAGACCCTGCTGCTCCTCGGTGGTCTGGCCGGTGCCGGGGTGGTCTCCCTCTGGGACGAGAATCTCAGCCGCAAGGCCGAGAACAACCAGGCCGCTCCTTTTGAAGAGCTCGCCTCCGGCTTCAATCTGGTCGGCCATCCCGTCGCCTGTTTCGGGCTCGCCGGTGCCACCTGGGGTTACGGCCTCTGGACGGAGGATACTGAAATTGTGCAGACGGGCCGCCAGGCCACCGCGGCGGTCGTTGCCGCCGAGCTGGCCACTCTGGCCCTCAAGGCCGCGACGGGGCGGGAGCGACCTGACAATTCAGCCAGCTCCGGTGCCTTTCATCCCTTCTCCCTGGAGCGCGAAGCCGACTCCTTCCCCTCCGGGCACACCGCCGGCGCCTTTGCCCTGGCCGCCGTCTTTGCCCGTCACGCCCACACTCCCGCTGCATCCTGGGGCTATTACAGTCTTGCCGGCCTGGTCGGCCTCTCCCGCGTCTACGCCGGCGACCACTGGGCGTCGGATGTGGTCGCCGGAGCCGTCATCGGCGAGCTGGCGGGGCGCCTGGCGATAAAATGGCAGCAGCAACTGGGTGGTCCTTCCGCAGCCCTTTACCCTTGGGCCGGCCCCGGTCTCGGGGTGCAATGGGTTGCTCGGTTCTAA